Proteins encoded in a region of the Streptomyces sp. NBC_01471 genome:
- a CDS encoding phosphorothioated DNA-binding restriction endonuclease — protein sequence MDWLERTAKLRLWTRSGNRAPHKPLLFLYALGRFQQDAGGELRYSAVEDDLKELLTEYGPSNRTTPSYPFHHLVSDGVWEVRTDRGPGSPGSGVRELRAAGASGRLAPDLRAALRGDPSLLGRVARVLLDLNFPPSLHTELCEAVGLELEPAETGQLATGPRQRDRRMRELVLTAYEYRCAFCGYDGRIGPVPVGLEAAHVRWWAFDGPDDVENGLCLCSLHHKLFDKGVLGIGEDHRILVSQRFVGHSTTARLHVIALAGRPLLGPQPGARPVAAAHRSWHTAQVFHGAPRPAATV from the coding sequence ATGGACTGGCTTGAGCGCACCGCGAAGTTGAGGCTGTGGACCAGGAGCGGGAACCGCGCTCCGCACAAGCCGCTGCTCTTCCTCTACGCGCTCGGACGGTTCCAGCAGGATGCCGGCGGCGAGCTGCGGTACAGCGCGGTCGAGGACGATCTCAAGGAGCTGCTGACCGAGTACGGGCCGTCCAACAGGACGACGCCCTCCTACCCGTTCCACCACCTCGTGAGCGACGGGGTGTGGGAGGTACGCACCGATCGCGGGCCGGGCAGTCCCGGCAGCGGGGTGCGGGAGCTGCGGGCGGCAGGAGCCTCCGGGCGGCTGGCACCGGACCTGCGGGCGGCGCTGAGAGGGGATCCGTCGCTGCTCGGACGCGTGGCGCGGGTGCTGCTCGACCTGAACTTCCCGCCCTCGCTCCACACCGAACTCTGCGAAGCCGTCGGCCTGGAGCTGGAGCCGGCCGAGACCGGACAGCTCGCGACGGGGCCGCGCCAGCGCGACCGGCGGATGAGAGAGCTGGTGCTGACCGCGTACGAGTACCGGTGCGCCTTCTGTGGTTACGACGGCAGGATCGGCCCGGTGCCGGTCGGGCTGGAGGCCGCACACGTGCGGTGGTGGGCGTTCGACGGCCCCGACGACGTCGAGAACGGGCTGTGCCTGTGCTCGCTGCACCACAAGCTCTTCGACAAGGGCGTCCTGGGCATCGGCGAGGACCACCGCATCCTGGTGTCGCAGCGTTTCGTCGGGCACAGCACCACCGCCCGCCTGCACGTCATCGCGCTCGCCGGGCGTCCGCTCCTCGGACCGCAACCGGGCGCCCGGCCCGTCGCGGCGGCTCACCGCTCCTGGCACACCGCCCAGGTCTTCCACGGCGCCCCACGCCCGGCCGCCACCGTCTGA
- a CDS encoding metallophosphoesterase, protein MRRRLGGAVVLLVLAMLFFLPWWTLFASGADWPFPVFLAGTVVFACWLVSFPFLMAAGHGRRRADRAARIADSTLGVIWVLFTWSVLGGLVHLVLIGLGAGGAERARIIAVAVAVVSAGLLAWGHHEAMRVPRVKRLDVHVPRLGGGLDGTRVVVLADTHFGPIDRAGWSKRVAEAVNALDADIVVHAGDIADGTPAQRREQSAPLGTIRARLAKVYVTGNHEYFGEAQGWLDRMAELGWEPLHNRHVVVERGGGRLTLAGVDDVTAESSGLAGHRANLLGALAGADPARPVLLVAHQPKYVGQAAAAGVDLQVSGHTHGGQIWPFNFLVRLDQPVVHGLSRHGERTQLYTSRGAGFWGPPFRVFAPSEITLLTLRPGDEPPARERTGDTAVDGTNSTAGTGADDS, encoded by the coding sequence CTGCGTCGGCGACTGGGCGGGGCCGTGGTCCTCCTCGTCCTCGCGATGCTGTTCTTCCTGCCCTGGTGGACGCTTTTCGCCTCCGGCGCCGACTGGCCGTTCCCGGTCTTCCTCGCCGGCACGGTCGTCTTCGCCTGCTGGCTGGTCTCCTTCCCCTTCCTCATGGCCGCGGGCCACGGGCGGCGGCGGGCCGACCGGGCGGCCCGTATCGCGGACAGCACCCTCGGGGTGATCTGGGTGCTGTTCACCTGGTCGGTGCTGGGCGGCCTGGTGCACCTCGTGCTGATCGGGCTCGGCGCCGGCGGCGCCGAGCGGGCCAGGATCATCGCCGTGGCCGTCGCCGTGGTCTCGGCCGGACTGCTGGCCTGGGGACACCACGAGGCCATGCGCGTGCCCCGGGTGAAGCGACTGGACGTCCACGTCCCCCGGCTCGGCGGCGGTCTGGACGGCACCCGTGTCGTGGTGCTGGCCGACACCCACTTCGGGCCGATCGACCGGGCCGGCTGGTCGAAGCGGGTCGCGGAGGCCGTCAACGCGCTCGACGCGGACATCGTGGTCCACGCGGGCGACATCGCCGACGGCACCCCCGCCCAGCGCCGGGAGCAGTCCGCGCCGCTCGGAACGATCCGGGCACGGCTGGCGAAGGTCTACGTCACGGGGAACCACGAGTACTTCGGGGAGGCTCAGGGCTGGCTGGACCGCATGGCGGAACTGGGCTGGGAACCGCTGCACAACCGCCATGTCGTGGTGGAGCGCGGCGGGGGCCGCCTCACCCTGGCCGGTGTGGACGACGTGACCGCGGAGTCCTCCGGCCTGGCCGGGCACCGTGCGAACCTGCTCGGTGCGCTGGCCGGGGCAGACCCGGCACGACCGGTCCTGCTCGTCGCCCACCAGCCCAAGTACGTCGGCCAGGCCGCTGCGGCCGGCGTCGACCTCCAGGTCTCCGGGCACACGCACGGTGGCCAGATCTGGCCGTTCAACTTCCTCGTCCGGCTCGATCAGCCGGTCGTACACGGTCTGAGCCGGCACGGCGAGCGCACGCAGCTCTACACCAGCCGGGGCGCCGGCTTCTGGGGGCCGCCCTTCCGGGTCTTCGCACCGAGCGAGATCACACTGCTCACCCTGCGGCCGGGCGACGAGCCGCCCGCGCGGGAGCGCACCGGAGACACGGCCGTGGACGGCACGAACTCCACGGCGGGCACGGGTGCCGACGACAGCTGA
- a CDS encoding cytochrome P450 yields MTASRQAPFAPCAGESWRSPWEMYATLRDAHPLHHVTDGDYWVLSRYADVLAAARDTDRYSSADGLTITYGERERLGITDAAPMVMLDPPEHTAFRRLITRGYTPRRVAAIEPHVRAFVRARLDRIADLGGSCDIVAELFKPLPSYVVGRYLGVPEHDRAHFDGWTHAIVEANALGDPLTAAEAVTGLFGYFTELIERRRSEPADDTVSDLVGLMPSGDPSTLLRILGFAFTMVAGGNDTTTGLLGGAAELLTAHPGQRRALLDDPALLPSAIEEFLRLTSPVQCLARTVTEDTTLHGRTVPAGRKVLLLYAAANRDPRAFGPTAHHPDLTRQGPQQLAFTHGPHHCLGASAARLVSRTALEELLARFPGFEVDAAAGTFADGNYVRRYASLPFAAAGT; encoded by the coding sequence ATGACCGCATCCCGTCAGGCCCCGTTCGCCCCCTGCGCCGGCGAGAGCTGGCGCTCGCCGTGGGAGATGTACGCGACACTGCGCGACGCGCACCCCCTCCACCACGTCACCGACGGCGACTACTGGGTCCTCTCCCGCTACGCGGACGTACTGGCCGCCGCCCGCGACACCGACCGCTACTCCTCCGCCGACGGCCTGACCATCACCTACGGCGAGCGCGAGCGCCTCGGCATCACCGACGCCGCCCCCATGGTGATGCTGGACCCGCCCGAGCACACCGCCTTCCGCCGACTGATCACCCGCGGTTACACACCGCGCCGGGTCGCCGCCATCGAGCCGCACGTGCGTGCTTTCGTCCGGGCCCGCCTGGACCGCATCGCCGATCTCGGCGGCAGCTGCGACATCGTCGCCGAACTCTTCAAACCGCTGCCCAGCTATGTCGTCGGGCGCTATCTCGGCGTCCCCGAACACGACCGCGCCCACTTCGACGGCTGGACCCACGCCATCGTCGAGGCCAATGCGCTGGGCGATCCGCTCACCGCCGCCGAAGCCGTCACCGGCCTCTTCGGATACTTCACCGAGCTGATCGAACGCCGTCGCTCCGAACCCGCCGACGACACCGTCTCCGACCTGGTAGGCCTGATGCCGTCCGGCGACCCCAGCACCCTGCTGCGCATCCTCGGCTTCGCCTTCACGATGGTCGCCGGAGGCAACGACACCACCACCGGCCTGCTCGGCGGCGCCGCCGAACTCCTCACCGCCCACCCCGGCCAACGCCGTGCCCTCCTGGACGACCCCGCCCTGCTCCCCTCCGCCATCGAGGAGTTCCTCCGGCTGACCTCCCCCGTGCAGTGCCTGGCCCGCACCGTCACCGAGGACACCACCCTGCACGGCCGAACCGTCCCCGCCGGCCGCAAGGTTCTCCTCCTCTACGCCGCCGCCAACCGCGACCCACGCGCCTTCGGCCCCACCGCTCACCACCCGGACCTCACCCGCCAGGGCCCCCAGCAGCTCGCCTTCACCCACGGCCCCCACCACTGCCTGGGCGCCTCCGCGGCCCGCCTGGTCTCCCGAACGGCCCTGGAGGAACTCCTCGCCCGCTTCCCGGGCTTCGAGGTCGACGCGGCTGCGGGCACCTTCGCCGACGGCAACTACGTCCGGCGGTACGCGTCCCTGCCGTTCGCTGCGGCCGGGACCTGA
- a CDS encoding MFS transporter — protein sequence MLVAEIMDLLDASIVNVAGPALEKSLGATSVGLQWVIGGYALTLGAGLVLGGRLGDRYGRRRMFLIGLGAFTAASLLCATAPNIGTLITFRLIQGAAGAMLLPQGLGLLRENFTGAELTKVFGIFGPVLGLGGIVGPVLGGGIVQGDFFGLGWRLVFLVNVPIGLVALAVAAKFVPRKPGDRAVVVDSVGAALVALSCALLVLPLNQGQDAGWPLWTWLCMAASVAGFALFAVQQRRTAAHGREPLVTPALLRKPAFTVGLGGIALFFGGLVGVQLVLTLFLQIGQRFTAGEAGLGNLPLALGTAIGGAVSGAVLADRIGRAVLQIGPLVQLGGAALLWYELDHLGGTFSIWDITPGVVVCGIGAGLVIAALFSFILAAVDDDEIGSASGVLSAVQSIGGSIGVAVFGSVFFARARSGDFTTGFHHALLVQGCLLVAFLAITLLLPKKGRPEEFATPAEDAPTPAGDVRESTGA from the coding sequence ATGCTCGTCGCGGAGATCATGGATCTGCTGGACGCGTCGATCGTCAACGTGGCCGGGCCCGCCCTGGAGAAGTCGCTCGGTGCGACATCCGTGGGCCTCCAGTGGGTCATCGGCGGTTACGCCCTCACGCTGGGCGCGGGGCTGGTGCTGGGCGGCCGGCTCGGCGACCGGTACGGGCGGCGCCGGATGTTCCTGATCGGCCTGGGAGCGTTCACCGCCGCCTCACTGCTCTGCGCGACCGCGCCGAACATCGGGACGCTGATCACCTTCCGGCTGATCCAGGGTGCGGCCGGGGCGATGCTGCTGCCCCAGGGGCTCGGTCTGCTGCGGGAGAACTTCACGGGCGCCGAACTCACCAAGGTGTTCGGGATCTTCGGCCCCGTTCTGGGGCTCGGCGGCATCGTCGGCCCGGTGCTGGGCGGCGGCATCGTCCAGGGTGACTTCTTCGGTCTCGGCTGGCGGCTGGTGTTCCTGGTGAACGTGCCGATCGGCCTCGTGGCCCTGGCCGTCGCCGCGAAGTTCGTCCCCAGGAAACCGGGCGACCGCGCCGTGGTCGTGGACAGCGTGGGGGCGGCTCTGGTGGCCCTCTCCTGCGCCCTGCTCGTCCTGCCCCTGAACCAGGGCCAGGACGCCGGCTGGCCCCTGTGGACCTGGCTCTGCATGGCCGCTTCGGTGGCCGGGTTCGCGCTCTTCGCCGTGCAGCAGCGACGTACGGCGGCGCATGGACGCGAGCCGCTCGTCACTCCTGCCCTGCTGCGCAAGCCCGCCTTCACAGTCGGACTGGGCGGGATCGCGCTGTTCTTCGGCGGGTTGGTCGGGGTGCAGCTGGTACTGACCCTCTTCCTCCAGATCGGCCAGCGCTTCACGGCAGGAGAGGCCGGTCTCGGCAACCTGCCGCTGGCCCTCGGCACCGCGATCGGCGGCGCGGTCAGCGGAGCCGTACTCGCCGACCGGATCGGCCGGGCCGTTCTGCAGATCGGCCCGCTCGTGCAACTGGGCGGCGCGGCCCTGCTCTGGTACGAACTCGACCACCTCGGCGGCACGTTCTCCATCTGGGACATCACGCCCGGCGTGGTCGTCTGCGGCATCGGGGCCGGTCTGGTCATCGCCGCGCTGTTCAGCTTCATCCTCGCCGCGGTGGACGACGACGAGATCGGTTCGGCGTCCGGTGTGCTGTCGGCGGTGCAGTCGATCGGGGGCTCGATCGGTGTGGCTGTGTTCGGCTCGGTGTTCTTCGCACGGGCCAGGTCCGGCGACTTCACCACCGGCTTCCACCACGCCCTGCTGGTCCAGGGCTGCCTGCTGGTCGCCTTTCTGGCGATCACGCTCCTGCTCCCGAAGAAGGGCAGGCCGGAGGAGTTCGCGACGCCTGCCGAGGACGCGCCGACGCCTGCCGGGGACGTGCGGGAGAGCACAGGGGCGTGA
- a CDS encoding MarR family transcriptional regulator, which produces MDVKPPAPAAPEAAPVSGAGAGGAIRDQLRLLTLNQQRFERYLSRRLQVDPAGLAVMDHLVHVGPTTPTDLARRLDASTAATTLVIDRLAAGGHVTRQPHPTDRRKVIITPADHWEATAYEHVAPLIEGVTAAAEALTPEEQAAVAAFLRRIVGVYDEAIKT; this is translated from the coding sequence ATGGACGTCAAACCGCCTGCCCCCGCCGCCCCCGAAGCCGCACCTGTTTCCGGGGCCGGAGCGGGCGGTGCCATCCGTGACCAGCTGCGGCTCCTGACGCTCAACCAGCAGCGCTTCGAGCGGTATCTGAGCCGCCGGCTCCAGGTGGACCCGGCCGGACTCGCGGTCATGGACCATCTCGTCCACGTCGGCCCGACCACCCCCACCGACCTCGCCCGGCGCCTGGACGCGTCGACCGCCGCGACGACGCTCGTGATCGACCGGCTCGCGGCCGGGGGGCATGTCACCCGGCAGCCCCACCCCACCGACCGCCGCAAGGTGATCATCACCCCGGCCGACCACTGGGAAGCGACGGCCTACGAGCACGTCGCCCCGCTCATCGAGGGCGTCACCGCCGCCGCCGAAGCGCTGACGCCCGAGGAACAGGCCGCCGTGGCGGCCTTCCTGCGGCGGATCGTCGGCGTCTACGACGAGGCGATCAAGACCTGA